The Anoplolepis gracilipes chromosome 14, ASM4749672v1, whole genome shotgun sequence genome includes a window with the following:
- the LOC140673575 gene encoding constitutive coactivator of PPAR-gamma-like protein 1 homolog isoform X2: MGIQDLQTFLDSNCVQGGSVPIDLLKIARLVAQKSQRNRVIKGQQLHNFGKLRLVLDGECCLDRLYGGFFSDWACGGQWNRMLQFLAVLIQAMEMSGLEIAVFFNGCFEPLRRADWVQQQLQMRAKVNNVLKHITTKGTPPPKIWWTPPVCLRTSLRMALRHLNVTVLCSMDDHHQEVIAYCRENNYNGLIADDAEYAAFDPPRYFSSEQLKLTYKGSLDTKEYMLSEFTKALNIPSDRLCILAALLGNYILTESDLADFYKSHNISTNVLNKTSVEQMIKTIANFVRDLSSVELDVVSQKVFGSTSDPRCSKLRQSVQYYLNGTKEGFLHYKPVKPAKVHKLDSKPQAQSNLSDTPSASEGESNLETSRFASETLESERESLNAYKQATANAKAAPQIVIDPPGLQGHGDSDKDVLRTEEEQNDGHAINGTHNLLISSSSSSSSSSATSPSHATADSTRQPEKATNIPITSPEVMRTASERHQKGLMSPYIYQILIAGEIKLPVLLEDENHREFPPIHAIYRSIRQMVYAILFNLHHRMYLATKSKEKGDSEKVEVPDVIIKEWVWSKHNPYQTPDLVKAEQIGWGVPTIQRLWFGTVIDDKRRRLRGFLTCMRSDTPLILNTSYVPQHLLVMACVLRYIMSFSDKIKILRRQELDAFIAQAFSPELMNAQYLQDLQLPLVTSRGVQLATLFMAGIETALLANDACGAPIPWLMCCPWLYFDGKLFHHTLARATVAKNLLELCSGHIDRVVKVERMRKAILEGITPMFARPPLPVAPGIRVSVPSNILPAGCPPPTINENLMRGARAGSGTMQPQRGLMRRPIPSRGGQLEIAGVVVGQWGPNYGQPGRPMPQPLQGHPRGRIPPQVTSIGGLKYGLPRGFNPISNRPTFQTRGTNRAPIAGRGKKTQMKVTGKKKTAIKKTTDKKDGRNRGAIVDEITDYNETESDDAARGLMTKDALPVPGQFDDAVENGGKGMEKGQGDAPLVAPVATES; encoded by the exons ATGGGCATTCAAGACTTGCAAACTTTCCTGGATAGCAATTGCGTACAAGGAGGATCCGTGCCTATAGATTTGTTGAAGATTGCGCGATTGGTCGCGCAAAAATCACAACGTAATCGTGTAATTAAGGGACAACAGTTGCATAACTTTGGTAAATTGAGATTAGTTCTTGATGGAGAATGTTGCTTGGATCGATTATATGGAGGATTCTTCTCAg atTGGGCTTGCGGTGGACAGTGGAATCGCATGCTTCAGTTTCTTGCGGTTCTCATACAAGCGATGGAAATGTCAGGACTAGAAATAGCTGTATTCTTTAATGGATGTTTTGAACCTCTTCGGCGAGCAGATTGGGTGCAACAACAATTACAAATGCGCGCTAAAGTTAACAAC GTCCTGAAACACATAACAACGAAAGGTACACCGCCGCCGAAAATCTGGTGGACTCCTCCTGTATGTTTAAGGACAAGTTTACGTATGGCTCTTAGGCATCTAAATGTCACAGTT ttgTGTAGCATGGACGACCATCACCAGGAAGTCATTGCATATTGtcgtgaaaataattataatgggCTGATAGCTGATGATGCAGAATACGCTGCATTTGATCCTCCACGATACTTTTCGTCTGAACAATTGAAACTTACATACAAG GGTTCTCTTGatacaaaagaatatatgCTCTCTGAATTCACTAAAGCCCTTAACATACCATCCGACAGGCTATGTATACTAGCAGCTTTACTTGGCAATTACATATTGACCGAAAGCGACTTGGCTGATTTTTACAAGAGTCATAACATTAGCACCAACGTGTTAAACAAGACGAGCGTTGAACAGATGATTAAGACGATTGCAAACTTTGTCAGGGACCTTTCGTCCGTGGAGTTAGATGTAGTTTCGCAAAAAGTCTTTGGCTCCACTTCCGACCCAAGGTGTTCTAAATTGAGACAATCTGTTCAGTACTACTTGAATGGAACGAAAGAGGGATTCCTGCACTATAAGCCTGTGAAACCAGCAAAAG TTCATAAGCTAGATTCCAAGCCGCAGGCTCAGTCGAATCTGTCAGACACGCCGTCAGCCTCGGAAGGTGAGTCCAATCTGGAGACCTCGAGATTCGCGTCCGAAACTTTGGAGAGCGAACGCGAGAGTTTGAATGCGTACAAACAGGCGACCGCTAATGCCAAAGCAGCGCCGCAAATCGTGATCGATCCACCCGGGCTTCAGGGTCACGGAGATTCTGATAAAGACGTTCTACGCACGGAGGAGGAACAAA ATGATGGACACGCCATCAACGGTACTCACAATCTGTTGATAAGCTCGTCAAGTTCGAGTAGTAGCTCCTCTGCGACATCACCGTCTCACGCAACGGCCGATTCTACGAGACAGCCGGAAAAAGCGACTAATATTCCCATCACGTCACCGGAGGTCATGCGTACCGCTTCGGAGCGTCACCAGAAGGGACTGATGTCGCCGTACATCTATCAGATTCTCATCGCTGGCGAAATCAAATTGCCAGTCCTTCTAGAGGACGAGAATCACCGCGAATTCCCTCCCATTCACGCGATTTACAGATCAATCCGACAAATGGTGTATGctattttattcaatcttCATCATCGAATGTATCTAGCTACGAAGAGTAAAGAAAAAGGTG ACAGCGAGAAAGTCGAAGTCCCAGACGTGATAATAAAGGAATGGGTATGGTCCAAGCACAATCCATATCAGACTCCAGATTTGGTGAAAGCAGAGCAGATCGGTTGGGGCGTTCCGACAATACAACGTTTATGGTTTGG CACAGTTATAGATGATAAGCGGCGTAGACTTAGGGGATTCCTAACTTGCATGAGATCAGACACCCCTCTCATATTAAATACCTCATACGTTCCGCAACATCTGTTGGTCATGGCTTGTGTTTTGAG ATATATCATGTCCTTCTCtgacaagataaaaattttacgccGTCAGGAGTTGGATGCCTTCATCGCGCAAGCTTTCTCGCCAGAACTCATGAATGCTCAGTATCTACAAGATCTGCAG CTTCCATTAGTGACGTCGCGCGGAGTGCAACTGGCTACCTTGTTTATGGCCGGAATAGAAACCGCGCTGTTGGCGAACGACGCTTGTGGCGCACCGATTCCTTGGTTGATGTGTTGCCCGTGGCTTTATTTCGATGGTAAATTATTCCATCATACGCTTGCTCGAGCTACCGTTGCCAAGAACTTACTGGAGCTTTGTAGCGGCCACATCGACCGTGTGGTTAAAGTCGAAAGGATGAGGAAGGCGATACTCGAGGGAATTACTCCGATGTTTGCTCGCCCGCCGTTACCTGTCGCGCCAG GTATTCGCGTATCAGTTCCCTCGAACATTTTGCCTGCTGGTTGCCCTCCTCCGACCATTAACGAAAATTTGATGCGTGGTGCCCGTGCTGGCAGTGGGACAATGCAGCCTCAACGCGGTTTAATGCGACGTCCCATCCCATCGCGGGGTGGCCAGTTAGAGATCGCCGGAGTTGTGGTGGGTCAGTGGGGTCCGAATTACGGGCAGCCTGGTCGACCCATGCCGCAACCGTTGCAGGGGCATCCTCGCGGACGAATTCCACCACAG GTAACTTCTATCGGTGGACTTAAATACGGTCTTCCCCGTGGATTCAATCCGATATCAAATCGGCCGACCTTTCAGACGCGCGGGACCAATCGCGCCCCGATCGCTGGACGTGGAAAGAAGACTCAAATGAAG gTGACTGGCAAGAAGAAGACTGCTATTAAAAAGACTACCGACAAGAAAGATGGCAGGAATCGTGGTGCCATTGTCGATGAAATCACAGATTATAA CGAAACTGAAAGCGACGATGCAGCTCGTGGACTGATGACGAAGGATGCACTGCCAGTACCAGGTCAGTTTGATGATGCAGTGGAAAACGGTGGTAAAGGCATGGAAAAGGGACAGGGTGATGCACCGCTCGTCGCTCCGGTCGCCACGGAAAGCTAG
- the LOC140673575 gene encoding constitutive coactivator of PPAR-gamma-like protein 1 homolog isoform X1, whose translation MGIQDLQTFLDSNCVQGGSVPIDLLKIARLVAQKSQRNRVIKGQQLHNFGKLRLVLDGECCLDRLYGGFFSDWACGGQWNRMLQFLAVLIQAMEMSGLEIAVFFNGCFEPLRRADWVQQQLQMRAKVNNVLKHITTKGTPPPKIWWTPPVCLRTSLRMALRHLNVTVLCSMDDHHQEVIAYCRENNYNGLIADDAEYAAFDPPRYFSSEQLKLTYKGSLDTKEYMLSEFTKALNIPSDRLCILAALLGNYILTESDLADFYKSHNISTNVLNKTSVEQMIKTIANFVRDLSSVELDVVSQKVFGSTSDPRCSKLRQSVQYYLNGTKEGFLHYKPVKPAKVHKLDSKPQAQSNLSDTPSASEGESNLETSRFASETLESERESLNAYKQATANAKAAPQIVIDPPGLQGHGDSDKDVLRTEEEQTDDGHAINGTHNLLISSSSSSSSSSATSPSHATADSTRQPEKATNIPITSPEVMRTASERHQKGLMSPYIYQILIAGEIKLPVLLEDENHREFPPIHAIYRSIRQMVYAILFNLHHRMYLATKSKEKGDSEKVEVPDVIIKEWVWSKHNPYQTPDLVKAEQIGWGVPTIQRLWFGTVIDDKRRRLRGFLTCMRSDTPLILNTSYVPQHLLVMACVLRYIMSFSDKIKILRRQELDAFIAQAFSPELMNAQYLQDLQLPLVTSRGVQLATLFMAGIETALLANDACGAPIPWLMCCPWLYFDGKLFHHTLARATVAKNLLELCSGHIDRVVKVERMRKAILEGITPMFARPPLPVAPGIRVSVPSNILPAGCPPPTINENLMRGARAGSGTMQPQRGLMRRPIPSRGGQLEIAGVVVGQWGPNYGQPGRPMPQPLQGHPRGRIPPQVTSIGGLKYGLPRGFNPISNRPTFQTRGTNRAPIAGRGKKTQMKVTGKKKTAIKKTTDKKDGRNRGAIVDEITDYNETESDDAARGLMTKDALPVPGQFDDAVENGGKGMEKGQGDAPLVAPVATES comes from the exons ATGGGCATTCAAGACTTGCAAACTTTCCTGGATAGCAATTGCGTACAAGGAGGATCCGTGCCTATAGATTTGTTGAAGATTGCGCGATTGGTCGCGCAAAAATCACAACGTAATCGTGTAATTAAGGGACAACAGTTGCATAACTTTGGTAAATTGAGATTAGTTCTTGATGGAGAATGTTGCTTGGATCGATTATATGGAGGATTCTTCTCAg atTGGGCTTGCGGTGGACAGTGGAATCGCATGCTTCAGTTTCTTGCGGTTCTCATACAAGCGATGGAAATGTCAGGACTAGAAATAGCTGTATTCTTTAATGGATGTTTTGAACCTCTTCGGCGAGCAGATTGGGTGCAACAACAATTACAAATGCGCGCTAAAGTTAACAAC GTCCTGAAACACATAACAACGAAAGGTACACCGCCGCCGAAAATCTGGTGGACTCCTCCTGTATGTTTAAGGACAAGTTTACGTATGGCTCTTAGGCATCTAAATGTCACAGTT ttgTGTAGCATGGACGACCATCACCAGGAAGTCATTGCATATTGtcgtgaaaataattataatgggCTGATAGCTGATGATGCAGAATACGCTGCATTTGATCCTCCACGATACTTTTCGTCTGAACAATTGAAACTTACATACAAG GGTTCTCTTGatacaaaagaatatatgCTCTCTGAATTCACTAAAGCCCTTAACATACCATCCGACAGGCTATGTATACTAGCAGCTTTACTTGGCAATTACATATTGACCGAAAGCGACTTGGCTGATTTTTACAAGAGTCATAACATTAGCACCAACGTGTTAAACAAGACGAGCGTTGAACAGATGATTAAGACGATTGCAAACTTTGTCAGGGACCTTTCGTCCGTGGAGTTAGATGTAGTTTCGCAAAAAGTCTTTGGCTCCACTTCCGACCCAAGGTGTTCTAAATTGAGACAATCTGTTCAGTACTACTTGAATGGAACGAAAGAGGGATTCCTGCACTATAAGCCTGTGAAACCAGCAAAAG TTCATAAGCTAGATTCCAAGCCGCAGGCTCAGTCGAATCTGTCAGACACGCCGTCAGCCTCGGAAGGTGAGTCCAATCTGGAGACCTCGAGATTCGCGTCCGAAACTTTGGAGAGCGAACGCGAGAGTTTGAATGCGTACAAACAGGCGACCGCTAATGCCAAAGCAGCGCCGCAAATCGTGATCGATCCACCCGGGCTTCAGGGTCACGGAGATTCTGATAAAGACGTTCTACGCACGGAGGAGGAACAAA CAGATGATGGACACGCCATCAACGGTACTCACAATCTGTTGATAAGCTCGTCAAGTTCGAGTAGTAGCTCCTCTGCGACATCACCGTCTCACGCAACGGCCGATTCTACGAGACAGCCGGAAAAAGCGACTAATATTCCCATCACGTCACCGGAGGTCATGCGTACCGCTTCGGAGCGTCACCAGAAGGGACTGATGTCGCCGTACATCTATCAGATTCTCATCGCTGGCGAAATCAAATTGCCAGTCCTTCTAGAGGACGAGAATCACCGCGAATTCCCTCCCATTCACGCGATTTACAGATCAATCCGACAAATGGTGTATGctattttattcaatcttCATCATCGAATGTATCTAGCTACGAAGAGTAAAGAAAAAGGTG ACAGCGAGAAAGTCGAAGTCCCAGACGTGATAATAAAGGAATGGGTATGGTCCAAGCACAATCCATATCAGACTCCAGATTTGGTGAAAGCAGAGCAGATCGGTTGGGGCGTTCCGACAATACAACGTTTATGGTTTGG CACAGTTATAGATGATAAGCGGCGTAGACTTAGGGGATTCCTAACTTGCATGAGATCAGACACCCCTCTCATATTAAATACCTCATACGTTCCGCAACATCTGTTGGTCATGGCTTGTGTTTTGAG ATATATCATGTCCTTCTCtgacaagataaaaattttacgccGTCAGGAGTTGGATGCCTTCATCGCGCAAGCTTTCTCGCCAGAACTCATGAATGCTCAGTATCTACAAGATCTGCAG CTTCCATTAGTGACGTCGCGCGGAGTGCAACTGGCTACCTTGTTTATGGCCGGAATAGAAACCGCGCTGTTGGCGAACGACGCTTGTGGCGCACCGATTCCTTGGTTGATGTGTTGCCCGTGGCTTTATTTCGATGGTAAATTATTCCATCATACGCTTGCTCGAGCTACCGTTGCCAAGAACTTACTGGAGCTTTGTAGCGGCCACATCGACCGTGTGGTTAAAGTCGAAAGGATGAGGAAGGCGATACTCGAGGGAATTACTCCGATGTTTGCTCGCCCGCCGTTACCTGTCGCGCCAG GTATTCGCGTATCAGTTCCCTCGAACATTTTGCCTGCTGGTTGCCCTCCTCCGACCATTAACGAAAATTTGATGCGTGGTGCCCGTGCTGGCAGTGGGACAATGCAGCCTCAACGCGGTTTAATGCGACGTCCCATCCCATCGCGGGGTGGCCAGTTAGAGATCGCCGGAGTTGTGGTGGGTCAGTGGGGTCCGAATTACGGGCAGCCTGGTCGACCCATGCCGCAACCGTTGCAGGGGCATCCTCGCGGACGAATTCCACCACAG GTAACTTCTATCGGTGGACTTAAATACGGTCTTCCCCGTGGATTCAATCCGATATCAAATCGGCCGACCTTTCAGACGCGCGGGACCAATCGCGCCCCGATCGCTGGACGTGGAAAGAAGACTCAAATGAAG gTGACTGGCAAGAAGAAGACTGCTATTAAAAAGACTACCGACAAGAAAGATGGCAGGAATCGTGGTGCCATTGTCGATGAAATCACAGATTATAA CGAAACTGAAAGCGACGATGCAGCTCGTGGACTGATGACGAAGGATGCACTGCCAGTACCAGGTCAGTTTGATGATGCAGTGGAAAACGGTGGTAAAGGCATGGAAAAGGGACAGGGTGATGCACCGCTCGTCGCTCCGGTCGCCACGGAAAGCTAG
- the LOC140673575 gene encoding constitutive coactivator of PPAR-gamma-like protein 1 homolog isoform X4, with the protein MGIQDLQTFLDSNCVQGGSVPIDLLKIARLVAQKSQRNRVIKGQQLHNFGKLRLVLDGECCLDRLYGGFFSDWACGGQWNRMLQFLAVLIQAMEMSGLEIAVFFNGCFEPLRRADWVQQQLQMRAKVNNVLKHITTKGTPPPKIWWTPPVCLRTSLRMALRHLNVTVLCSMDDHHQEVIAYCRENNYNGLIADDAEYAAFDPPRYFSSEQLKLTYKGSLDTKEYMLSEFTKALNIPSDRLCILAALLGNYILTESDLADFYKSHNISTNVLNKTSVEQMIKTIANFVRDLSSVELDVVSQKVFGSTSDPRCSKLRQSVQYYLNGTKEGFLHYKPVKPAKVHKLDSKPQAQSNLSDTPSASEGESNLETSRFASETLESERESLNAYKQATANAKAAPQIVIDPPGLQGHGDSDKDVLRTEEEQTDDGHAINGTHNLLISSSSSSSSSSATSPSHATADSTRQPEKATNIPITSPEVMRTASERHQKGLMSPYIYQILIAGEIKLPVLLEDENHREFPPIHAIYRSIRQMVYAILFNLHHRMYLATKSKEKGDSEKVEVPDVIIKEWVWSKHNPYQTPDLVKAEQIGWGVPTIQRLWFGTVIDDKRRRLRGFLTCMRSDTPLILNTSYVPQHLLVMACVLRYIMSFSDKIKILRRQELDAFIAQAFSPELMNAQYLQDLQLPLVTSRGVQLATLFMAGIETALLANDACGAPIPWLMCCPWLYFDGKLFHHTLARATVAKNLLELCSGHIDRVVKVERMRKAILEGITPMFARPPLPVAPGIRVSVPSNILPAGCPPPTINENLMRGARAGSGTMQPQRGLMRRPIPSRGGQLEIAGVVVGQWGPNYGQPGRPMPQPLQGHPRGRIPPQILGERSRY; encoded by the exons ATGGGCATTCAAGACTTGCAAACTTTCCTGGATAGCAATTGCGTACAAGGAGGATCCGTGCCTATAGATTTGTTGAAGATTGCGCGATTGGTCGCGCAAAAATCACAACGTAATCGTGTAATTAAGGGACAACAGTTGCATAACTTTGGTAAATTGAGATTAGTTCTTGATGGAGAATGTTGCTTGGATCGATTATATGGAGGATTCTTCTCAg atTGGGCTTGCGGTGGACAGTGGAATCGCATGCTTCAGTTTCTTGCGGTTCTCATACAAGCGATGGAAATGTCAGGACTAGAAATAGCTGTATTCTTTAATGGATGTTTTGAACCTCTTCGGCGAGCAGATTGGGTGCAACAACAATTACAAATGCGCGCTAAAGTTAACAAC GTCCTGAAACACATAACAACGAAAGGTACACCGCCGCCGAAAATCTGGTGGACTCCTCCTGTATGTTTAAGGACAAGTTTACGTATGGCTCTTAGGCATCTAAATGTCACAGTT ttgTGTAGCATGGACGACCATCACCAGGAAGTCATTGCATATTGtcgtgaaaataattataatgggCTGATAGCTGATGATGCAGAATACGCTGCATTTGATCCTCCACGATACTTTTCGTCTGAACAATTGAAACTTACATACAAG GGTTCTCTTGatacaaaagaatatatgCTCTCTGAATTCACTAAAGCCCTTAACATACCATCCGACAGGCTATGTATACTAGCAGCTTTACTTGGCAATTACATATTGACCGAAAGCGACTTGGCTGATTTTTACAAGAGTCATAACATTAGCACCAACGTGTTAAACAAGACGAGCGTTGAACAGATGATTAAGACGATTGCAAACTTTGTCAGGGACCTTTCGTCCGTGGAGTTAGATGTAGTTTCGCAAAAAGTCTTTGGCTCCACTTCCGACCCAAGGTGTTCTAAATTGAGACAATCTGTTCAGTACTACTTGAATGGAACGAAAGAGGGATTCCTGCACTATAAGCCTGTGAAACCAGCAAAAG TTCATAAGCTAGATTCCAAGCCGCAGGCTCAGTCGAATCTGTCAGACACGCCGTCAGCCTCGGAAGGTGAGTCCAATCTGGAGACCTCGAGATTCGCGTCCGAAACTTTGGAGAGCGAACGCGAGAGTTTGAATGCGTACAAACAGGCGACCGCTAATGCCAAAGCAGCGCCGCAAATCGTGATCGATCCACCCGGGCTTCAGGGTCACGGAGATTCTGATAAAGACGTTCTACGCACGGAGGAGGAACAAA CAGATGATGGACACGCCATCAACGGTACTCACAATCTGTTGATAAGCTCGTCAAGTTCGAGTAGTAGCTCCTCTGCGACATCACCGTCTCACGCAACGGCCGATTCTACGAGACAGCCGGAAAAAGCGACTAATATTCCCATCACGTCACCGGAGGTCATGCGTACCGCTTCGGAGCGTCACCAGAAGGGACTGATGTCGCCGTACATCTATCAGATTCTCATCGCTGGCGAAATCAAATTGCCAGTCCTTCTAGAGGACGAGAATCACCGCGAATTCCCTCCCATTCACGCGATTTACAGATCAATCCGACAAATGGTGTATGctattttattcaatcttCATCATCGAATGTATCTAGCTACGAAGAGTAAAGAAAAAGGTG ACAGCGAGAAAGTCGAAGTCCCAGACGTGATAATAAAGGAATGGGTATGGTCCAAGCACAATCCATATCAGACTCCAGATTTGGTGAAAGCAGAGCAGATCGGTTGGGGCGTTCCGACAATACAACGTTTATGGTTTGG CACAGTTATAGATGATAAGCGGCGTAGACTTAGGGGATTCCTAACTTGCATGAGATCAGACACCCCTCTCATATTAAATACCTCATACGTTCCGCAACATCTGTTGGTCATGGCTTGTGTTTTGAG ATATATCATGTCCTTCTCtgacaagataaaaattttacgccGTCAGGAGTTGGATGCCTTCATCGCGCAAGCTTTCTCGCCAGAACTCATGAATGCTCAGTATCTACAAGATCTGCAG CTTCCATTAGTGACGTCGCGCGGAGTGCAACTGGCTACCTTGTTTATGGCCGGAATAGAAACCGCGCTGTTGGCGAACGACGCTTGTGGCGCACCGATTCCTTGGTTGATGTGTTGCCCGTGGCTTTATTTCGATGGTAAATTATTCCATCATACGCTTGCTCGAGCTACCGTTGCCAAGAACTTACTGGAGCTTTGTAGCGGCCACATCGACCGTGTGGTTAAAGTCGAAAGGATGAGGAAGGCGATACTCGAGGGAATTACTCCGATGTTTGCTCGCCCGCCGTTACCTGTCGCGCCAG GTATTCGCGTATCAGTTCCCTCGAACATTTTGCCTGCTGGTTGCCCTCCTCCGACCATTAACGAAAATTTGATGCGTGGTGCCCGTGCTGGCAGTGGGACAATGCAGCCTCAACGCGGTTTAATGCGACGTCCCATCCCATCGCGGGGTGGCCAGTTAGAGATCGCCGGAGTTGTGGTGGGTCAGTGGGGTCCGAATTACGGGCAGCCTGGTCGACCCATGCCGCAACCGTTGCAGGGGCATCCTCGCGGACGAATTCCACCACAG ATTTTAGGGGAACGTTCGAGATATTGA